The genomic interval GTAAAATTTAATACAATGTCACATAAATCAAACACATTATTATATAGGCATTAAAGAAGCAGGCTGTTTTATGATGTCTTGCTCTTGTTCCCAAACTGGCAGacgttaaaataaatataatcaaaaCAGAAATCATCAAAACAAAATTAGGTTTTCTGACAGCATGACAAAATTATACATATTCACTTGTACTTTTGAGATCAGAATACAGCGATTATGAACATTCATTTGATTAAAGTCCAAAATGTCAAAATGCCAACACGTAAAAATATTACAGACAACTTGGGACCGGTCTAGTTTGTAATCCAAGACAAATTTTATCAAAATCTCACCGCACCATGATTCATAAAGGGGTTTTATTAGCAGGGAATGATAAGATTATTTAAAATAGATCActtatcaaatataaaaatttaattcAGCAAGATGTGTCATCACTCAGAACATGGTAACATCAGAGAGCCATGATTAAAGCCCTACCTACTGGCAGATAACTTGATATCACCTCAAACCAATGAGGAACACCTGCTGACAGTAGTACCAGGGTAACAAAATAACTTTTATATAAAACTTTTAACAACAAAAAGCTAATTATGCTCAGCTTTATTCTGGCGTTTATAATTGAAGCATCATATCCATATATTTCAGTAGATGTGCAGATGTAGCTTAACAACAAAATAAGGTTTCACTCTTTATATAATGTTTTGGTTGCATGAATGTATTGTCaatttttatgttaatattaaatgCATAACCTAtcatgttttttataatcaacaaTTTTACCATAAAAGTTTACAAGAccaaatattttaacaaacagTTTATACATTCGAAATGGATTTATTCACTGAAAAAAGTTACAGTCCATTGAACAGATCTATGGTTGTTAAAATGCTAATTACAAAGTCAATTTGTGTACTTGAGATGAGTTCATTGTTCTGTCTTACACTGACTGCATGCTTTCCACACATAAACTTGACTATATACATGTTATTGTTGCATGTTAACGTTATCAAGTATATAAAACTCATACATGTCTTATGTTGTAGTTAAACATAATCAAATTTGCTTTAATTGCTGTTAATGTTGTTTAATTGGATGCTAAGGACAGAGTGGAATCTTGGACATTTGTTCCCACGGACATTCGTTACCACTTTGTCAAAATAAGCATGACCTATTGTCTGCAGGAAAGAATAACCGGATACTGTGGAACTGCCCCTGCAATTATTCCTCACTGATGAACATGCATTTATCACACTTTCCCATTATTTTCCATATTGTTCATCGCTCTCTATTCCTCATGCATGACTTCCACATTGGTATCCAACAAGTTAAGAATGTATGAAGGAACAAAGCACATGCCATGATCACAGTCcttatatttgtatttcataaaaatctgataaaaaaatgTACAGTTAGCCTGGGTACAATAAACAGCCCGACAAGAGTGGAACTAATTGGGTAATAAAATCATATGGTTTAGCACTTTGATAAAAATTGTttgatgtaaaaaaagaaataacagCGAAAATTTTCGTTCAcattaattatcattttaaagtcaCATATGCCTTCTTCTAAAATTGAGTATGGCACTTTTTGAATCCAtttctgtttttattgttaataataataaaaaaatcattatgctATTAAATACACAATCATATCTACCCATTTATGTGATGTTAATCACTCAACCAACCTTAGTATTTAGATTACCCACTTAGGTAAAGTTAAATCAGGAAATGTTATAACTGGAGGGAATTTCTTGTTTGCCCACATGCATGACCTCCAACCTTTTAACGTGACCTTTACATGTTTTTATCCaacatatcataataatgtgGTAATAAGTttggtttaaaattgcctgataaTCATTTAAGCATAGTAACAGTCCAGACTATTATATTGTTGTCATATTTGACATTGACCTGCAAGTATGATAAGGATCTTTGATCTTGGGACATTTTTGTTGTGCAATTTTTCACAAATTGTGGAGATAATGttaaaataaccaaataaatCATGAAGTGAAGGTTTTatgatgtacatgtaatttataaGACCGAACAAAATCTGGTGATTCGTTAAGTTAATTTATAGAAGCCTGCATAAGGTCTCAGCTCAATCTAGCTCATATCTTCAAAGGGACCAATTCTGAAATTCCATTCAACACATTATTGTGTAGGATTAATCTCCTCAGTGAAAATGTATCGGCTTTTAGCACATATTTGAATACCATGATTAACATTACCGGTAATTGCCCCTAACACATGGCTCTAATGTCATTCTGCTATACTTTTTAGGCATCGCCATTAGTAGTAGCAAACCAGAAGACATTTCACTGCACATACCATTTAGTCTATAATGATAAGCGAACTTACAAATGTTTTTTTCACAAAAGTCAAGTAACTAAATGACACATATTCTCTAGAAATAACcaattattcaaaaatatatatgCTATTCTGTGCTGTTGCAGGTTAATCCAGAAAATGAAAGTTATTTAGGCCTTATTTAACATCCAAACAATAACATTAACTTTGTAACCAATTTGAAACCAAATGCAAATATCAATTctattatttgtttcatttctGGGTGACATAATGATACTTCAACTAATCCTTCAACCGTGGTGCAAAGTCATTCATTAGTAATGAACATCAGGAACAAAATGTCCCATTCAAaacttcaatattgaaaataggtcatgtttattGAGTGGCTTATTGTCTTCACATGAATGGGTCGTCATTGATAATGATttgtttatagtaaatatatGACTGGCCTCGCCATAAACATTGTGACTTCTGAAAGCTATTAACAAATCTTTCatgtaccgtaggtttccacgtatagcgcgctcccgtgtatagcgcgcaggctgttgttgaatgcaaaaatggagaaaaaaatatttaaagacaataaaaccaccaaatcggaccgaaaatggccgccatattactattgcacaatccaataatccggggcattggaaagcttaattaagcattcaaaatatgaagcgtcattatgattaggagaatgggttgcatagcactattcttttctgacaattttgtaattttctagcaaaagattaacagtccacatgcatttcgtgaaaaacgtgagaaaataagaattagtgtacatcgtgggATTTTTCcacggggaaagcatgggcattaccggtaaatttaaatgtcgcatgggagacagggatacagttgttgaagtACAATATTTATactcacaaaatgcaattgcatatcttcacgttctcaagtctcaattagtgtctcaaatgtcaattagcgtcttaacaagtcgtggcccatattactcaataacatctgccaattacaaagtgcaaaatgaccccctttcacacctactgCTACCATCAAAAAAGACCTCGTttgcacctacccttgcctgctctccagACTGttgacaacaatccccatcggaattcatcaataaagaagtgtaaaaacacaaacaaagaaatgtccgcaagtttattcaaacaaatttattttcgaccaaaacttcttctaccgcattcatatctacaagtagcgacttcttgttgtttcgacaatggccccctcagtctgtacgattatactataattaaattaaacagcgcgtgtttttcacgttttcctttgattaaaatacgccgctgttagttagcatagtgtgtgagtaaaacgatcaaattaattaattatcacctttttatttcaatcgaaaatcggcagaaagttgtaacatcgacgacaaataactaattatttaattatcactctttaatttagatcgatagtcagcttggacataattaatttattgtcacgcttcttttcatttttaatcttataatacgacatttgcgaccggccgctattgtgtttgcagacgacaataataactgtgtattcatagctccacccatttttacgtttcattcaacaacgtcatttcatgtgtaagtgagctcagttttgattggccagctaccgtgtgcacttcaataacaataaggtcaagcgatgtctcgatacaggtgcagaccggttttcgttcactgttcaaattgcaaatactttcattgaaacaaagagaaaatatagaaaaaaacagttttgggttaaaatggcggctgttttcaatgaaattttacaaaattttagtATTTTCACAAAtaggatttttcttgagccaaattctcaatattttcgcaaatggctcaagtggcgaacgacagcgcgagccctgattatagggtggtagttttttttaaaaaaacatggcggccatttttattatttacgattacacaacatattttttaccaatttagcagccaggatagtgttgtatcaatgtatagcgcgcaccagctttttaatttgaattttggaggtaaaacactgcgcgctatacgtgaaAACCTACGGTATGTTACAAATAGCATATTGGCTATAAATGCCCCAATTTACAATAATGAACAGCACACACACATAGATTGTGACTGTCttaataaccctttaccactttgatacgtattttgacgcatttgtggtccctcagaaagttaaaattaattaaagacctttcttactagattcaagttttaaaggcttcatttccaacccttaaatactgatgagcagcaaacagcataaatcctgaacagactgcgcacATAGCcatgcttctgagtgggaaagggttaatttttGTAACctgatattaatattaaaaagcaGAGCAATTTTCACAAAATTTACAATTAACACAAATTCTAAATATGACATAATTGCATTATTCTTAGCAGACTTAATGATTCTTCAAGGTTGAaatttacagtacagccaaagcggcacaaacataattcgcggctacgccacggccagattattagtccgcggcggccgaatcgtgtgttcacgcggcgtatcgccgtggcactcggcatcgatccgcgcaacgacgccgagtctgtattaacctcgcgtactttcgcggagtaaatccgccgcatacgtacgcggcggatcgagtgaaaagatatccacctacatgtacatacatgtatgtgtagcgtagaattaattacgcgcaactgtttatgtttcgttcgattatcattattatatttgtaatccgaaacacacttcagaattttaatgctaaagcgtcctttggcaaattctagcgtcaaataaacagtgctaaaatatcctttgtttcataaaaagcgcgcgaaaattatgcagacatgtagaacgtcgtttggaaagtttgggtgtattttgtgttgtataaatacattaacatcacgtcaggcgtaaatcgcgtgttcagtggagaaaaaaaacgccccgattagacgttttTTCaccatctctataaatagtaacaaatgcccaaatgtatttgatacttaaggaaatatcgagaatgattgtgtatcgtaaatatttaccagcatttgctttaaaactggaatatacgggattatcgggtaattagtagcgatataaactgtataatatgaacaaaataaaacgtgtttatatacgcatattcaaacaatagttgtaataagctgataattaacaaaactacaaatacgtcgtcaccgtcttgattattgatgtggcttcaaactgctaattttctcagctaaaatataatagcggaatcaacatgcaattaatttataaatccaccatatgctggagccttgaccacttgtatgtgcgaaaacataattacgtgaccttgtttatgtgtgaaatacatacgctacgggcgggaaacaaacttaataattggccagacacattaactatgcttacatgtatatgctaatacaatccgcgcacaataaatttattatgattttaattattattataattgttcttttaaaatttgttaactacatgtaactaataatttaaaaaaaaaaatcttcatgatcgcatcgactcggcatcatgtcgcggaccgcggcatgcctcggcggacagatgcgaagtttagcggcgaaatgcgacttgccgccgcatactgtcgcggcttcaacgactgacgcggcatcaactcgtttcgccttgccgccgtggatcgcgaaatacgtttgttccgctttggctgtactgtaacttcaaaataataataaaagcaatgttttatttttccaaataaGTAGTCAGTCAAATGTATTTTCAATGTTTGACTTTTACAACCTTTGTCCCCCAATGCGTATTTCAAAGTTGAAAGCTTTATTATGTCCTACAAGATGCTTTGAAAAaagtcaataaaatattattgacaAATTAATATACTGCATCTGCTAGAGTGCTTCATACAAGATCAAATTAACGTGTATGCATCTATAATAATAGGTTCACATTGAAAATCTGCCATCcaaattaatatgtttaagatTAGTTGCAACAGATGTCCAAACATTTTCACTAAGTTTTCACTTGCCTGTAATCTTGAAGACTGGCAAGGTCACACAAAGGCTGATTAGCAAAGACAATACCTGAATAACCTTAACTGTCAAATGTGTAAATCTTATGATTtcacatttaaccctttcctacaTGAATTTTgactttgtagtcccttagaaagttacatttaattaaacacctttctcactaaaatcaagttttaaaggcttcatatcTAACCCTTAGTTACTGAGGAGCAGCGAACAGCAAGTTACCCGCaagctgttcttgttttatgctggttgcaagggccattttcactttgcttcttatgggggaacaGGTTAAACAAGACCAACAACAAAAAAGCACAAACAGCTGTGAACAGACATGGTGTCTCACACTTCACAACATGGTGCAAATTACAAACTGAAATTTATAACCGGAGTAAAGAAACATTGCTATTCAATAAATACTAATTTTCACTTACGTATCTTTTGTAGCAATGTCACCTTAAGGctatttttggaactaaacatttgTCAAAGATTTCTACTGTGTAACTGAATAGTTCCCACGCTATCAGGGGCTATAATGCGAAATTAAACTACTGACCCTATTGTGCGGGCAGTCcaagaacataattatatatatccgggtaaaatattgcaaaactttgttAAGTAGTATATAAAAAAGAGCTTCGTCAAACATAAAACAGCAAACCCCTTCAGGGCTATCTTTGTCCGAGTACAAGGTTTAATAACCAATCTTAAGTAATTTTTAGTTATGACAGGATGCAGGTTTTAGTTTACAATAACTTCTGTAACCAAAGACAACACAATTTTGGTCCAAAGAAGATACTTAAATCATATTCATAATCAACATATGATACGGAGCATCCAAAACAACAGTTTTTGTCcgatcaaaaaaaaaataacatgcatatttccCATATTCTCTGCACTCAATAAGTATTAAGTTCCATCAATATATCTTTGGGGGCATGAATTTTCTCAAGGGGAGGGCGCAGATGAGAAcctgaaatgttttttttttacagctaatataatttatttcttattCATTTTGATTTTAAGATGATATACATAATCATCCAtgtcttaaaaaaaatcactctatgaaatgacaaatatattttcatacaccgaaactctttttttttaataaagacagTCAGTTAAAAGGGCATAATTTATACTGTTTTCCCATCACCAGCATCTTCAGAAGCAATGTGCAAAGTCAATGATACTACACTATTTTTTCATTGGTACCACATCTAGAACAGAACTATCAAATCCAAAATACCATTATCACACCATAACACCTCAATCACATCAAATCTTGTACACAGCTATCACTAAGAATCCTGAACACCTAAATAACACCGCAACACCTCAATCACACCAAATCCAGAACTTCTAAAACAACAGAAAATTTTAATCACATCTCAATCACACCAAATCCTTTACCTACACTATACCCAAAACAAAGTCAACTTGGTCCTAATGCACCctaacaataattatttatgaaGGAAGCCTATAAATAAATCCCCATTGTTCTATGAAGAAGAAATCACTGACTCAGTTCCAACAAGCTCCAAGCTtcaactcactgacagcatagaATAGTTCTGTCCCCCCTCACAACTATATCCATATTGGCTGGTAGTCcactaaccctttgcatgctgggaaatttgtcgtctgctaaaatgtcgtctgctgaatttctaaaattaccattttcttcgatttttttcaaaaatactattagaatagcatccaaactgtttgcaaagaccttcaaaatgcggttccagcactgaaagagctaagCTATGGCCAATAGCACATCGTAACATTTGTGAAGTTACTATGCTTATGAATCCTGATGTATTAAACTTCTAAATGGCCGGGTTACCAAAAGGCAATATCTTTAGGAACATTAAACTGATTAACTTTATTGCACACTTGTAAAAGATGCCATTACCCATTCAAAGGGTATTTTGTATTATCCCTTTTGACCTTTTGACAGTATAATGGATACCCATACGCCTGAAAGCTCAAAATAGAGCATTGGACAGGAATTCTATTTTTAAAATTTACTTCATGACATACATCTgtattttattgcaatttttccaCCTTTAATATTAAGATTACTTTAAAATCAGTGGCTATTTGATGGATACTTGCTAGTATTACAGTGTAATTGTTCTTAAAAAATGGATATGCACTTGACTGCATTGTACAACATTTTGGTCTTTACTTTCATAACAAAATAGTTAAAATGATCTGGTtgcaggggcgtagataatggggggggcagggggggcggccgcccccccaatatttcggctagtcatcgttatataaataaatgtaaaatcccaaaaaaatcgccgccccaaaaccagtatttttgtaatcacgcgccgtcagtgcagaagccatgtgtcccctaggTAAAATAATGGGATGGTTGGAACCTCTTAATGTTGATGGCAACATTATTCAGAcactataatgtttatttaacttgCCTGGCAAAACAACCCTTCTTCGAAACTGCTTGAATCATAAACACACTGTCAGTGCTAATGTCTTCACTGTTTATCTCAGACTGCAGAACATTCCAGGAATTAGACAGTAATGACCATTAGTATCATGTCAACAGTCTCTGCAATCaaatacgcgtgaaaaacattcattagtttgaaaatatttttgttctctaagtacatcagttattatttgattagaaatcattgaaacaatatcatatatgtaattgtttaatgttcaaaatgagtattcctaatcagcctcgaaattttgcgtttcctaagcgtacattcgggaagaaaaagccagaacagcgttcattccaatcttgttggtttaattccttcacatggctccactacgatgaggtatgtatattagtattaaattttaatttgcgatcgttcttatcttttctgaacctaacgttgatctaaatacaaacgaaatttagaaaaaaaggcacaacatacaaaaaatactcgtattgtaaaaaaaaatgttgcttaataatgtttcttattattatcattaatatttaacacaaaatttattacaatgttattcttttcagagccgggaccttgcgttctGCCACCTCTGCATGGCGGCCAAGAAGTTGGGCAAGATCGGCAACACGAAGGTGGACGGCAGCTTCATCAGTGATGGCTTCTCCAAATGGAAAGCGGGTACCGAGAAGTTCCGGAAGCACGAAAAAAGCGAGTGCCACAAGGAGGCGGTCGAGCGACTGGTGACGCTTCCCGCCACGACGCGTGACGTGGGGGAGATGCTGTCAGCGGGGCACGCTAAGGAGAAGGCCGACAACCGGAAGCAGCTGCTGCAAATCCTACGCAGCATACAGTTCCTCGCACGCCAGGGCATCGCGCTACGTGGGCACGACGACGATGAGGGGAACTTCATGCAGCTGCTACAACACCACGGGGAGACGGACAGCTCTATTCTCGCGTGGCTGGAACGGAAGCGGGACAAGTTCGTCGCCCCTGATATCCAGAATGAAATACTCCAGCTCATGGCACTGCGCATCCTCCGTAAAGTGGCCAGCGACATCAAGACAAACGAGTTCTACACAATCATGGCTGACGAGACAACAGACAAGTCCAACCGAGAACAAGTGGTGGTAGTCTTCAGACACGTGGACGAGGACTTAAATGTGCACGAGGACTTTGTTGGGTTTCACCAAGTAAATTCCATTGACGCCACTACACTGACGTCGGTCATAGAAGACACTCTTCTAAGAATGAACCTATCCTTGAGCCAGTGCAGAGGGCAGTGTTATGACGGGGCCAGCAACATGACCGGAGCGAAGCGTGGTGTGGCGACCAACATCTTAGCAAAGGAGGAGCGAGCTGTGTTCACGCACTGCTACGGACATGCACTCAATCTGGCCGTTGGGGACTGTGTACGTCAGTGCAAGCTCTTGCGCGACACCATGGATACAGTGCATGAAGTCTCCAAACTGATTAAGTATTCACCAAAGAGGGACAGTACCTTACAGACCCTGAAGGAGGAGATGAGCCCCGATACCCCTGGTTTCCGTGTACTGTGCCCCACGAGATGGACAGTGCGTGCAGCAAGCCTGTGTAGTGTCTTAGACAACTACACTGTGTTACAGACCTTGTGGGACACCTGCTACGAGCAGACCAAAGACTCGGAGATCCGTTCCAGGATAGTAGGCGTGCGGTCCCAGATGGAGAGCTTCGACCTCTTCTTTGGTGTCCATCTGGGTTACATCATCCTGCGACATACAGACAACTTGAGCCGCACCCTACAACAGAAGGACATGTCCGCATCAGAGGGTCAGGCAGTTGCTTCAATGACGGTGGAAACATTGACCAGCAAGCGCTCCGACAATGCCTTCGACAAGTTTTGGGTTGACGTCAACAGCCAGCTCGATGACGTCGACGTAGGAGAGCCAGTGGTTCCCAGGCGACGCAAGATGCCGAAACGCTATGACGTTGGAACCGGGGCCCACGAGTATCCAGCCACAAAACGTGATCGGTACCGCCAGGTCTACTTTGAAGCATTCGATTTGGTGATCGCGTGTATCAAGGACAGATTCGATCAGCCAGGCTACAAAACCTACAGATCCCTCCAAGACCTTCTGGTGTGCTGCGCCTGTGGTGGTGACTACGCCACTCATCTGCGGAGCGTGATGGACTTCTACAGGGACGACTTCAACGAGCAGGCGCTCACCACTCAGCTGGAGACGTACCAGGTCGCCGTACGGGACAAGAAGGTCAAGACCATCACGGACATTGTCACGTTCTTCCGCGACTTGTCTCTTGAGTCTCGCCTCTTTTTCTCAGAATGCACGTCCTCCGCCACGTCCTGGTAATGCCCGCCACCAACGCCACCAGCGAGAGGTCCTTCTCCGGCCTGAGACGCCTGAAGACGTACCTCCGGACGTCTATGACACAGGAGAGACTCACCCACCTCATGACGCTCCACGTGCACAGGTGTGCTACCGACGCAATGGACTTGTTAGATGTTGCCAATGAGTTCGTCAGTGTGAATGAATCACGGTTAACTATCTTCGGGAAGTTTTCATAGAATGTGACACTTGGCATTAACATTACGCGAACAGTGCATGATAAATTGTGGCTTAAAAATGAATTATccgtaatttttgtttatttaacttaatttaataatatttcttcatcctggttcagtattttaatagtgctcgaaatgtggatacattctttactaatcatgtcatattgtatttgttgttgtgtattttcatgtggttatttataacactctcccattttcaggtgttaaatatgtccatcagtaataaaatatatccattgtgaatgtaatgttaatgtttttatttttcatatcacttgtaaaactccgtcattaaaatacataaacatttacttaattttatgttgtaattagagtttttggaaagaaaacaataacatttatatcaacatgaaagttccccaAAAACGCaccattttaattgtaat from Dreissena polymorpha isolate Duluth1 chromosome 1, UMN_Dpol_1.0, whole genome shotgun sequence carries:
- the LOC127872893 gene encoding zinc finger MYM-type protein 1-like; its protein translation is MAAKKLGKIGNTKVDGSFISDGFSKWKAGTEKFRKHEKSECHKEAVERLVTLPATTRDVGEMLSAGHAKEKADNRKQLLQILRSIQFLARQGIALRGHDDDEGNFMQLLQHHGETDSSILAWLERKRDKFVAPDIQNEILQLMALRILRKVASDIKTNEFYTIMADETTDKSNREQVVVVFRHVDEDLNVHEDFVGFHQVNSIDATTLTSVIEDTLLRMNLSLSQCRGQCYDGASNMTGAKRGVATNILAKEERAVFTHCYGHALNLAVGDCVRQCKLLRDTMDTVHEVSKLIKYSPKRDSTLQTLKEEMSPDTPGFRVLCPTRWTVRAASLCSVLDNYTVLQTLWDTCYEQTKDSEIRSRIVGVRSQMESFDLFFGVHLGYIILRHTDNLSRTLQQKDMSASEGQAVASMTVETLTSKRSDNAFDKFWVDVNSQLDDVDVGEPVVPRRRKMPKRYDVGTGAHEYPATKRDRYRQVYFEAFDLVIACIKDRFDQPGYKTYRSLQDLLVCCACGGDYATHLRSVMDFYRDDFNEQALTTQLETYQVAVRDKKVKTITDIVTFFRDLSLESRLFFSECTSSATSW